A region of the Rickettsiales bacterium Ac37b genome:
ACAAGAATAACATAAGTGCGGATATTTCAAAGAAAATGAATTATTTGAATAATAAAATATTAAATTCTAAGGATCAAATTTTAGGTTTGGTTCCCAAGTCTGAAGTGCTTACTATGTGTGCAAGTGGGAAAGATAGAACGGGATTAGCTGAACATGACCAGACTAGTTGGGCTATCGCAAACAAATTAAAAATTGATATAAAGAATATTGATCAGCAGATTTTAAAGTCAGGTCACACTGCTGGGCAAGCGGGAGGAGTATATTCTGGTGGTGCAACAATTGGTTGTTATGGGACATTAAAGGTAACAAGCGAAGGATTTCCAATGGATAGAAGAAAAATTCTACAACCTATAATGGAAGTGACAGCAGCTAATAATAAAATTAAAGCATTAAAAACTAATAAAGTGATTAATGAAACACAAGAGCAACTTATTGCTCAAGAAATGCCTAATATGTATAAGAACGAAGCATATTTAATGATACCAATTAAGATAGCTGCTATTGCATATATAGTCAATTAAGTTGAGAATGGCATAGAGAAGCCATAATCAATAGCATCGCTAAGGTTATTAAAATTAGTAATGATAGGTTTGATTTTAGCTTTTAAATGAGCCCAATATTTTTCAATTGGGTTGAGATCAGGAGAGTAAGGTGGTAAGAATAAAAGTTTACAGCCTATATCTTCTATTAAATTCCTAGTTCTAGCTGACTTATGGAACGTTGCATTATCAAGTATTACAACTTGACCAAATCTTAGTTCGGGCACCAAACACTGACTAACCCACTCGTTAAAAACTTCTGTATTACATGTGCCCTTGAAACACATTGGCGCAATAATTTTCTTCCCAACCTTACCTGCAATAAAGCTTTCTCGATCATGTTTTTTACCTGAGATATCACCATAAACTTTACTTCCTCTGAGACTGTATCCCCAAGAATAGTACAAATAGCTATCAATTCCACTCTCATCAATATAAACTATATCTTCCGCTTTATAGTTTGCGATAGCTGCCAAAAATAATTGCCGTTTTGCTTCATCCCGTTCACGATAGAGTGTGGTCTTTTTTTTCGTGTGATCCCCAAAGTCTTGAATGCCAAACAGATAGCAGCTGTAGACACATTAAAAACCTTTGCAAAATCAGATAATAGCCAATTGCTGTTTTTAGACACCTCGTTTAATAATTTGATTGGATCAAGCTTCTTCCATGTCTTAGCTGCTCGTGTGGCTGCTAAATTCCCGGATTTCGATCTCGATAACCATCTATAAATTGTTCTTTCACCTATGCCAAAAATTCTTGCAGCTTCTTCTCTGGTATAACCTTTATTAACATAGTGAATTACTTTTTTACGTAAATCTAAGGAATATGCCATTGCTTCTACTGTTTTGGGTTTATGAGCTTTTTAATATATCATATATCATGTCTTTATCAACTTAATTTACTATAGTATGTCTGATAATACTGATCCAGAAGTACTTATTAAACACTCAGGTATAATAGAAGAATTAAAGAAGGGAATGGAAACAAAACATCTTTCTGAACCTACTATTCCTAGAAAAGAGGATAAATCAAGAACGATTGGACACTAGTGCTTTATAGTAAAATTTAATTATTAATATATTTCCTTATCTGCTCAAACGATAAGTTTCTTTGGCTCTATTCTAATCACTCTTCAAAACTTTAAATTATTAAAATATTTTTATTTTGCATCGGATAATATTTGTACAAGGTTTTGTAAATCATCTGGTAGTTCTGTAGTAAATTGCATATGTTCTTTGGTAATGGGGTGAATAAATCCTATAGATATAGCGTGGAGCGCTTGTCTATTAAAATTGTAGATTTTTTCTTGTATTTCTTCGGAAAATAATTTTGATAATTTACGTTTATTATTACCGTATGTTTGGTCACCTATTAGAGAATGACCATAATGACTGAAATGTACCCGAATTTGATGGGTTCTACCGGTCACTAGTTTACATTCTATTAAGGAGGCAATATTATTATAAAAAATTTGTTGTACTGAATAGTTGGTAATTGCTTCTTTGCCTCCTGTCTTTAGAATGCTCATTTTTTTACGATCTTGATTATGTCTACCTATATTACCAGTGATTGTGCCTTGTAATGGTTTGGGTACTCCAAAAACGACAGCTAGATATATTCTTGTTAATGTGCGGGATGCTAATTGTTTGGTTAAAGAGTGATGGGTAGGATCATCTTTTGCTACTACCATTAATCCACTAGTATCTTTATCTAATCTATGCACAATGCCTGGTCTTAAACGTCCACCAATTGCGGATAGACTATCTCCATAATAAGCAAGTAGAGCATTTACTAAGGTATCTTGATGGTTACCAGCCCCAGGATGGACAGTTAACCCTGCTTGTTTATTTATGACTAATAAAAATTTATCCTCATATATAATGTTGATTTTTAAAGATTCATTAGGCTTTATATAGGTTTCTACAGGAGGAGGTATGGTTAATATATATGTAGATCCTAATTTGACAGATGTGTTACAATCTTCTATGATACAATTATCAATGGTTAAATAGCCGCTAGTTATTAAAGTTTTAATTCTAGTGCGGGAGAGATATTTAAGACGCTCTGCTATAAATTTATCTACTCGCAGCCCTTGTTCACTTGCTGTTGGTGTTAAGCTAATTGTTGAATTAATAATCATAATAAATAAGATTTATGCCTATAACAACATTATTAAAATGGTATCATCAAATGGGAGTTGACGAAATCGTATCTAATAATACGCATTCTTTATTACAAAATTCAATTAACGAAGAAAAAAAAATTCACGTATCACAAAATATTCCAGATATTAAACATGCAAAACCAGTAACCCATTTTACTCCAGTTTTAGATATTATCAAGCATTCTAAAAATCTAGTAGAGAATTGTCATGATTTATCAAAGTTAGAGCAAATAGTCAAAGAGTTTGATGGATGTATTTTAAAAAAAACAGCAACCAATACAGTTTTTTGTGATGGAAATAACCAAGCTGAAATTATGTTTATTGGAGAAGCCCCTGGTGCCAATGAAGATTTACAAGGTATACCTTTTTGTGGAGCAAGTGGTATACTATTAGATAACATGCTTGAATATATAGATTTATCTAGGAAAAAAAATATATATATTAGTAATAGCATTTTCTGGCGTCCTCCAGGGAATCGTAGGCCTACACCAGAAGAAATTGCTATGTGTCTCCCTTTTGTTGAAAAACATATAGCATTAGTTAATCCTAAGCTGTTAGTTTTAGTTGGCGCTACAGCAGTTAGCAGTTTATTAGCTACTACTGAAGCCGTATCAAAGTTAAGATCTAGAATACATGAGTACTCTAATGATTATTTAAATAATCCAATACCTACTATTGTTATTTATCACCCTTCCTATCTTTTACGCCAACCTTCACAAAAAAGGTTAGTGTGGCAAGATTTATTAAAGATGAGGGAATTTATAGATCAAAATGGTATTATAGTAAATTGATTTGAACTTGCGGACGTGGGTATATAGTAAAAACATTTGAATTTGCATACGGCGTCATTCGTCGTTCTCTTAGCTATAGTAGGCGTAGGCTCCTCATTACGAGTGTCATCTCCATTTGAAGCTACTATTTTTGTAGGATTCGCTTTATTCTTACCTCGTCCAAAATACAACTTAATTTACTATAGGTGCTAAGAACCATAGGCTAAGTCACATCTTTTCCCACAGCTTCAGTAATATTTTTTAATCCATCTCGTTCTAAATAATAGCTTAATTCTTTATTAATAGACTCTATTACACCAAAGCCATTATAAATTAAGGAAGAATAGATTTGGATTAATGAAGCACCTGATAAAATTTTAAGATAAGCATCATAGCCGGAAGATACTCCTCCCACACCTATTAAAGCTATTTTATTTCCAACTAGTTTATATACTGATCTGAGGAGTTGGGTAGATAAATTAAAAAGGGGTTTACCACTTAATCCGCCAGCTTGATGTGCATTATGACTCTTTAAATGAAAGTTTCTTTGAATAGTAGTATTACTAATAATAATACCATTAATGTTATTATTTAATGCTATATGCACTATATTTTCTATGTCTTCATTACTGAGGTCTGGAGCTATTTTTAATAAAATAGGTATATTTTTATTAAAAGATAAAGATAATTCTTGGCGTGTTTTTGCTACTTCATGTAATAGAGATTGTAATTGTGTGCTATGTTGTAAATCTCGAAGTCCTGGCGTATTAGGAGAAGAAACATTTAGTGTGATATAAGAGCTATATGGGTATAATTTACGTAATAAAAATATGTAATCATCTATAAACTCAGTAGTATCTTTATTCTTACCAATATTAACTCCTACCACCGCTTTTTTTTGATAGGTAGATAATTTAGAAATAAAATAATCTACGCCTTTGTTGTTAAATCCTAGCCTATTAATGATAGCTTGATCCTCAGTCAAACGAAACATACGAGGTTTAGGATTACCTGCTTGTGCTTTAGGAGTCACTGTTCCTGTCTCTATAAAACTAAAACCTTGATTCAATAAGCCAGATATACATTCAGCATTTTTGTCAAAACCAGCTGCTAGTCCAATTGGATGAAAAAAATTTAAACCCATAACTGTGTTAGCTAAATTGGGATAATAATTGATATTATTTTTAGGAAGAAGATTATGTTTTAAAACCCAAGTAGCTACCTTATGTGCAGCTTCAGCAGGTAAAGAATATAAAAATGGTTTAATAAATTTAAAGTAGTTCACGAGCTATACCTATAATCAAGGATATAAAGTAGTAAAATGTCCCATTTTTCTACCAGGTTTGATTTCATCTTTACCATAAAGGTGTAATTTGGTGTTAGGATCTTGTATATAAGAAAGCCAATTATTTACTTCATCTCCAATTAAGTTAGTCATAATAGCTTTAGAAGTGTAATTAGTTGATCCAAAAGGAAGGCTGCATATTGCCCGTATAAGTTGTTCAAACTGACTGGTAATGCAGGCGTCTAAAGTGAAATGTCCTGAATTATGAGGCCTTGGGGACATTTCATTTACCAATAATTTCCCATTTTTAGTAACAAAAAACTCTATGGTGAGTAATCCTATCAGTTCTAATTTCTCAGCTATCATATATGCATATTGATATGCTTGCTTTGCAATAGTTTTATCTATTGTTGCGGGCACGGTTGATGTATGAAGGATTCCCTGTCTATGTATATTTTCTATGCATGGAAAGATAGAGGTATCACCATTTTGATTACGAGCAATAATTACTGAAATTTCTGTTTGATAATCAACCCATGCTTCAGCAATAAATGAATGATCTTTATTAGAGTTAATCATATTAACAGCATCTTCCACAACTTTCTTAGAGTTAATGAAAGTTTGGCCTTTGCCATCATATCCTTGTTCAAGAGTTTTTAAAATAAAGGGGAATTTTAAATTGTTGGCTGCCATCCACAGAGAATCACTATCTTGCACAGAAAAGAATTTAGTAGTTTTAATCCCTAAAGATTTTACAAATTCCTTTTCTCTAAGCCTATTTTGAGCAATATATAGGCTTTGCCAGTCAGGACATACAATTTTATTTTGGCTATTTAAAAACTTAATTGTATCACATGGGATATTTTCAAATTCTAAAGTAATAATATCAACCTTGGAAGCAAATTCTGAAAGTTTATTTTGACTAAGATAAGGGGCAATAGTAGAGTGATTAGTAACTTGTAGGGCAGGGCTGGTTGCTTCTGGGCAATATATATGTGTTTTATAACCAAGATTTGTAGCAGCAATTGCTATCATTTTACCAAGCTGTCCACCGCCAAGTATACCAATAGTACTACCAGGAGGAATCATAGATAATTTATTCTTCATAAGGTGTTTCTGTAACTGAATTAGTTTGTTTTTGGCGCCATTTTTCTAATCCTATGCATAATTCATTGTCAGTAATTGATAATATAGCAGCACTAAGTAAAGCTGCATTTTTGGCTCCAGCTTCTCCAACTGCTAAGGTACCAACAGGTATACCGGCAGGCATCTGGACAATAGATAATAAGCTATCAAGTCCTTGAAAATGTTTGGTGTCTATGGGAACGCCTAAAACAGGTAAAGTAGTTAAAGAAGCTACCATACCTGGTAAATGTGCTGCACCACCTGCCCCAGCTATAATAATTTTGATCCCTCGTGAAGCTGCTCCTTTGGCAAAGGTAAAAAGGCGATCTGGGGTTCTATGCGCAGAAATAATGAGTGTTTCAAACTTGATATTAAGAGTTTCTAAGATCTGTGCAGTATGTTTCATAGTAGCCCAATCAGATTTACTGCCCATTATAATACTAACTAGGATAGAATCTTTTATATGTTTTTTGGTCACTTTTTTAGATAGCATAGTCAATCAAATATTCACAATTAAAAAACAAGATTAAAACGAAGTTATAGCATAAACTCTATAATTCTACTAATAAATTTGTAATTATGTAAGGAATTTTTTAAATTTAAGCTATAATATCAGGATATACTATAGCTTGTATCATAGATATTTTACTTTCAATCATAGCTCTATGCCGTTTTATTCTATGGATAGTTAACTGATCATGGGCTTCAAGCTTTAATTTAATATCTAAAGCTTTTTTTTCTTTTTGTAATGATCCAAGTTCTTTTAATAATTTTTTGTTTTCTTCGCTCATAATTAAATACCATCTTTATACGTACTTTAAGGCCTTATTATGTGAATTTACAGTTAATTAATATGAAATACTTAGATTTATAAAAGTGTTCCTGATCACCTTAATAAACCATAAATTTTTGCTATCGAGTAAATACATTCTACTCTCATTATTTTTATTATAGCATAATTTTAAAATCATTGCATCTGTTAAAATTTCTGCAAACTCTTCCTGACCAGTTTCAAAAGCTATCTACTATATTAATATTACAATTAGTAATATACATTTTAATTAATTAAAATTAAGTATTTAGTATTGACAGGTTAAATTACGTAAACTATACCATAATAAATATTTTTATAAAAAATTAATATTAGTAAGGAATTAGAAGATATATTATGGGAAATGCAGTAAATAATACGAATATAGCAAGAGTTGAAGAAGTAGATGCTGAAATGAATGAAATGCAACCAGAAGAGGCTCAGGCCGTAATTATGGAAGCTAATGAAGAAACATTAGAAAATATAATATCCTATATAAGTGATCATCCGGAAGCGAATGTAAATGCTCCTCGTTTTTTAGATAATAAAACATTGCTTCATGTGATAGTAGATCGTGATGAAACTGTGCAGGATAATGACTGTCTTTTGGATGATTTAGTGAATTTGCCTTATATAAATTACAATGTGCAAGATGGTCAAGGTAAAACGCCATTACATTATTCAGTAGATAGAAAAGATTCATATATTCTAGAGTTATTAATAGGAAATGGAGCCAAAGCTGATATTAGAGATAATAGAGGATATAGTGCATTTGACTATGCTATATTTAATAATGCTCATGATATTATAGAAGTGATGTTGAGGAAGGGAGTATTATTAGATATACATGTAGAAGTTCATAATGAAAAGACCTCTTCCCTTATAGAAGCAGCTTATTTTGCTGATAGAGTATATATGAATTTAATTACTCCAACAGAAGCAGATTATAGAAAGCATGCTCAATATGTAGTTTAATAAATTTTAGAATAGGTTATTATAGAGATTGTGGATATGAGACATTTTCATCTGATAAATTTATAGGAGAAGTATTAAAAAAATTGGTTGACATACAATCGCAAACTAGGGAACCTTCATGGGTTGAACGTGTAAGTGCAGGTAATGTAGAGCAAAATATCCAGCGCGGTATTTAGTTTATATTATATCCAAATGATGCTATAGCTTTTTATAGTAATTGATTTGAACTTGCGGACGCGGTTATAGCTGTGGCAATTTAAATATTACTTTGTGGTTCATTGCCTACAATAGTATTTCTAGGCTTTCTGCCTCACACCTCGTATTATTAATTGCCTTTGCTATAGCTCAAAGCTCTCCTACTATAGTAGGGTCAAATGGAGATGACACTCGGAATGAGGAGTCTACGCCTACTAATTGCTAGGAGAGTGACGAATGACGACATATGCATCTTATTTGAGACTACTATATTTGTAGTCTTCGCTCTATCTGCCCTTGTCCCAAATACAACTTAATTTACTAAAATTTGAAGGATAGATAAGATTTTCTCCAATTTATTTTAATTCAAATTGATTAGCTATACCATGTTAATCATAATTAGTTATACACAAGCCTTATATGTTTGCTTATGATAAAAATTGTTGATTTATATACCCATTCTGTTACCTTATTTATAAATAATATATCCAATCTAACTTCTAAAATAATGACAAAATGATAATAAAAAATCCCCCTTCACCACATTCTAATATGCCAGCTATAACCGAATCTATGATTAAAGAGTTAGTATATAACTTCTATGAAGAGGTAAGAAATGATGATTTAATTGGCAATATATTTGAAAAAATTATAGATGGTAATTGGGATGAACATTTATCACGCATGTGTGATTTTTGGTCTTCTATCATATTATCTACTGCACGTTATAAAGGACAACCTTTATTAAAACACCTCAATATACCTAATTTAAATCAAGAGCATTTTTTACGTTGGCTCCATATATTTGAAAAACATGCTTATAATATTTTCCCTAAGGATGTAGCTCTATCTTTTGTTCATAAAGCTTATAGAATAGCTAATAACTTAATGCTTGGTATAGAGTTTCATAATAAAAATCTTAATTTACTATAAACAACATTATATGAATCTGTAACTTTATCTCGAAATCAGTTAGAGACTTTTTTCTTTTTGATAGAAAAAACATATAATATATTTAACAATAATATAGATAATAACATTATATCTCCATATTTACTATAAATTGTTATGGAGGTTGCAGTTAAGGGTAACAAACCATCGATTATTCCTTCAGTTCCTAAAGAAAGCTTTGATACAATTCTACCATAACTATCTATGATAGCTGAAATACCTGTATTGGCTGCTCTAACTAGAGGTATACCTTCTTCCACTGTTCTTACTAAAGCAATATAAAAATGTTGATAAGGGCCAAAAGATTGCCCATACCATCCATCATTTGTCACGTTTAATAACCATTCTGCTCTATGAC
Encoded here:
- a CDS encoding Transposase, with the protein product MAYSLDLRKKVIHYVNKGYTREEAARIFGIGERTIYRWLSRSKSGNLAATRAAKTWKKLDPIKLLNEVSKNSNWLLSDFAKVFNVSTAAICLAFKTLGITRKKRPHSIVNGMKQNGNYFWQLSQTIKRKI
- the rluD gene encoding Ribosomal large subunit pseudouridine synthase D, with translation MIINSTISLTPTASEQGLRVDKFIAERLKYLSRTRIKTLITSGYLTIDNCIIEDCNTSVKLGSTYILTIPPPVETYIKPNESLKINIIYEDKFLLVINKQAGLTVHPGAGNHQDTLVNALLAYYGDSLSAIGGRLRPGIVHRLDKDTSGLMVVAKDDPTHHSLTKQLASRTLTRIYLAVVFGVPKPLQGTITGNIGRHNQDRKKMSILKTGGKEAITNYSVQQIFYNNIASLIECKLVTGRTHQIRVHFSHYGHSLIGDQTYGNNKRKLSKLFSEEIQEKIYNFNRQALHAISIGFIHPITKEHMQFTTELPDDLQNLVQILSDAK
- a CDS encoding Uracil DNA glycosylase superfamily protein — translated: MPITTLLKWYHQMGVDEIVSNNTHSLLQNSINEEKKIHVSQNIPDIKHAKPVTHFTPVLDIIKHSKNLVENCHDLSKLEQIVKEFDGCILKKTATNTVFCDGNNQAEIMFIGEAPGANEDLQGIPFCGASGILLDNMLEYIDLSRKKNIYISNSIFWRPPGNRRPTPEEIAMCLPFVEKHIALVNPKLLVLVGATAVSSLLATTEAVSKLRSRIHEYSNDYLNNPIPTIVIYHPSYLLRQPSQKRLVWQDLLKMREFIDQNGIIVN
- the pyrD gene encoding Dihydroorotate dehydrogenase (quinone); this translates as MNYFKFIKPFLYSLPAEAAHKVATWVLKHNLLPKNNINYYPNLANTVMGLNFFHPIGLAAGFDKNAECISGLLNQGFSFIETGTVTPKAQAGNPKPRMFRLTEDQAIINRLGFNNKGVDYFISKLSTYQKKAVVGVNIGKNKDTTEFIDDYIFLLRKLYPYSSYITLNVSSPNTPGLRDLQHSTQLQSLLHEVAKTRQELSLSFNKNIPILLKIAPDLSNEDIENIVHIALNNNINGIIISNTTIQRNFHLKSHNAHQAGGLSGKPLFNLSTQLLRSVYKLVGNKIALIGVGGVSSGYDAYLKILSGASLIQIYSSLIYNGFGVIESINKELSYYLERDGLKNITEAVGKDVT
- the purK gene encoding N5-carboxyaminoimidazole ribonucleotide synthase produces the protein MKNKLSMIPPGSTIGILGGGQLGKMIAIAATNLGYKTHIYCPEATSPALQVTNHSTIAPYLSQNKLSEFASKVDIITLEFENIPCDTIKFLNSQNKIVCPDWQSLYIAQNRLREKEFVKSLGIKTTKFFSVQDSDSLWMAANNLKFPFILKTLEQGYDGKGQTFINSKKVVEDAVNMINSNKDHSFIAEAWVDYQTEISVIIARNQNGDTSIFPCIENIHRQGILHTSTVPATIDKTIAKQAYQYAYMIAEKLELIGLLTIEFFVTKNGKLLVNEMSPRPHNSGHFTLDACITSQFEQLIRAICSLPFGSTNYTSKAIMTNLIGDEVNNWLSYIQDPNTKLHLYGKDEIKPGRKMGHFTTLYP
- the purE gene encoding N5-carboxyaminoimidazole ribonucleotide mutase, whose protein sequence is MLSKKVTKKHIKDSILVSIIMGSKSDWATMKHTAQILETLNIKFETLIISAHRTPDRLFTFAKGAASRGIKIIIAGAGGAAHLPGMVASLTTLPVLGVPIDTKHFQGLDSLLSIVQMPAGIPVGTLAVGEAGAKNAALLSAAILSITDNELCIGLEKWRQKQTNSVTETPYEE
- a CDS encoding Ankyrin repeat protein, whose protein sequence is MGNAVNNTNIARVEEVDAEMNEMQPEEAQAVIMEANEETLENIISYISDHPEANVNAPRFLDNKTLLHVIVDRDETVQDNDCLLDDLVNLPYINYNVQDGQGKTPLHYSVDRKDSYILELLIGNGAKADIRDNRGYSAFDYAIFNNAHDIIEVMLRKGVLLDIHVEVHNEKTSSLIEAAYFADRVYMNLITPTEADYRKHAQYVV
- the ctb gene encoding Group 3 truncated hemoglobin ctb, translating into MIIKNPPSPHSNMPAITESMIKELVYNFYEEVRNDDLIGNIFEKIIDGNWDEHLSRMCDFWSSIILSTARYKGQPLLKHLNIPNLNQEHFLRWLHIFEKHAYNIFPKDVALSFVHKAYRIANNLMLGIEFHNKNLNLL